A segment of the Babylonia areolata isolate BAREFJ2019XMU chromosome 20, ASM4173473v1, whole genome shotgun sequence genome:
gacagagaggggagggtgagagagagagagacagagagagagacagaggagaggttagtgaaagagagacagagaggggaggttggagagagagagagagagacagagaggggaggttggagagagagagacagagggaaggttggagagagagacagagagagagggggaggttggagtaagagagacagagaggggaggttggagagagagaggcaggggaggttggagagagagacagagagagagaggggggaggttggagtaagagagacagagaggggaggttggagagagagaggcaggggaggttggagagagagagacagagaggggagggtgagagagagatatgggaggttggagagagagacagagaggggaggttggagagagagagacagaggggaggttggagagagacagagagagagagagagaggggggaggttggagagagagacagagaggggaggttggagagagagagacagaggggaggttggagagagacGGCGGAGAGGGGAGGAGTTAGAATGAGAGACATAGTGAGACAAGACATAAAACTGACAAGAGATTCAAAAAAACTTATCAccaatttgaagaagaaaaataaataaggcATTGGTCTACAAATTCAGCCTATCAAAAGATCTACTGATCAACAAATATATAAgaagcgcgcacatacacacacacacacacacacacacataatgatatgtatatactcacacagtcacacacaatgcTGGCAAGAAATGGGTCCTCACAGCCAATGTATGTAGACATGCTAAACAGTAGGCACAGTATGAGCATGTACAGTAAAACGTACACCAGAAATTAATCACAGActcacacaatcaaaacacatcCTCTACTGGTGCTCCTCGTATTATATCAATCCATCGTCTGCAACAGAAGGTAGAACTTAACACAAAGATTCAGTGATAAAACAGACATACAGCGTAAATTCCACCTTGCTCAACTCGCCAAAGTATTTTTTCTGTAtcatcgtttttttgttgtttgttttttgggggtttttttttacattttgaagTCACAAAAATAAGCAAACTTCATTCCCAAACACACCTTCAACATAATTTCAATGCCAGTTTTACCTGACCAGTACTGTAGCAGTTACAAGTGAGTAAACAAAGAATACAAAGAATGTTTCAATGACATTGTAACAGCTCAAGAATGTAACAATCAAGCAATATTTGATCATTTCAATGACCTGTGTGGAGATGTCATTCGGTGTGGACTTTCCAAAAAAAATTCTGTAGCGATTATTCACCATTTCTATGCCACAGACTGAATTCTAAAtggcttttttctctcccctctgcctcctctccaATGCTGACAGACCATCAAATATCTCACTCAATTTGGTCTGagagtcaaaaaaaacaacatacaattcTTGTGTAACGACATGCCCAGCACGCCGGAGGTTAGTCAGTGATTAGAGAATCATGAGCATTATTCAAAAAAGTTGAATATCAAAATCTAAGCTTCATCAGTAAGTCAATGATTTCGTGGAGGAAAAAGACGCACGTCGCTCTCATACAAAACCATGTTCATGACTGTGATGACTCCTGATCATCCATGATGTTGCCTTACAATTACATTTATAACAGACTTCATGACTGTGATGACTCCTGATCATCCAGGATGTTGCCTTACAATTACATTTATAACAGACTTCATGACGGATGACTCCTGATCATCCAGGATGTTGCCTTACCTTTATAACAGACTTCATGACGGATGACTCCTGATCATCTAGGATGTTGCCTTACAATTACATTATCCTACAATTACATTTATAACAGACTTCATGACGGATGACTCCTGATCATCCAGGATGTTGCCTTACCTTTATAACAGACTTCATGACGGATGACTCCTGATCATCTAGGATGTTGCCTTACAATTACATTTGCAACAGACTTCATGACTGTGATGACTCCTGATCATTCAGGATGTTGCCTTACATTTATAACAGAGTTCATGACGGATGACTTCTGATCATCCAGGATGTTGCCTTACATTTATAACAGAGTTCATGACTGTGATGACTCCTGATCATCCAGGATGTTGCCTTACATTTATAACAGACTTCATGACTGTGATGACTCCTGATCATCCAGGATGTTGCCTTACATTTATAACAGAGTTCATGACTGTGATGACTCCTGATCATCCAGGATGTTGCCCAGCACCTGCCTGACCTGGTCCCCTTGCTGCCTCAGGAAGCTCATGAGGGGCTGGGGGGCAGGCCTCCCTGAGGACTGGTGACATTCCTCCTCTTGCGGCGATGCCGGCATGGCCAGCTCCACGCCAGGCGCTTCAACGCTCACTGCCTCCAGGGATGGCCTCTCCTCCTCACTCCTTTCCTTCACCAGCTGTGAGGAACCTGCAAGGGCAACACCTGCTGTGTCTTTATCCGACTGCTCTTCTGACGCCTTGGAACAGTCCTCGCCGTCCTGAACTGCAGggaaaaagtggggtgggggggagtcttGCTGGCTCTCCAACTTTCTTTTCAGGACGTGGGACAGGAGAGAACGGATGGTCCTGGTGGCAGGTGGACCATCCTGGGGACTCGGCGCTTTCTCCTGTGCCGGTGGAGGGACTGCCGGATGCATCAGCTGGAACTGTGCCAGCTTTTCCATCAGAGGATTCGCCGGTCGATTCAGCTGAAGGTTCCTGACCTGGTTTGGTTGAGGACTCGCCGACTGTTTCAATGAAGTTCTGTCAGTCTGAGTCAGAAGGGAGATAAgactggggtgggtggtggaggcaAGATGGGGCTTGGGAGCCGAGCCAGAAAGAGGGGCGTTTCCACGTGACTGGGAAGCCAAAGGGTTGTTGTGGTGGCGCGTTGCCAGCACTGCCAGCAACTGGGAATGGGAAATGTCTGCAGGTGAGCTCAGCTGCTGCCGCAACAGCTGCTGCTGAGATGAGGAGGGAGTGTCAGAGGGTGAAGCTCCCTGCgagtgtctttccttctctcttttcacacTCACCTTTTTTTGCCCCTTGAGGAAACAGCTATGTTGGGTGCAGTTCTCTGGCACAAACTGCTGGCAGACCTCACACTGAACCATCgttgtcacctcctcctcttcctcctccaagtCCTTGCAGGCTTTGGCCTGTGAAGCCAGcttaccctcccttccctcttcactgGCTTTGTTTTGGGGATGGGACTGGAGGATACTGCGAATAAGCGGCAACTGTTCCTGAGGGGACGTCTCCTTCTGGACACTGCAGCCTGAGGTGGAGAGGGGCAGCTTCCTGTTGGAGCTCTGCtgtccccacacccactcctGAAAGGGAGGGATGCTGGGGGTAGGACTGTAGGCTGTCAAAACGCTGCTGTCAAGGGAGGAGGCCGAGCTGGGCTGTGACTTGGCACTGCCTTCATTCAAAGGCTGCGAGGACGTGGACCCACACTCGTGTGTGAACCACAGGTGCAGGGAGGGCACTCGCATGCAGCACTTGAGGCACTGGATGGCCACCACGATGCCCTGTGACCGGCTCTCCACCTTCTGGGTGACCATCAGCACCCCCCTCACCTGCCCCTCGTGGTCAGACAGCATGTGCTGCACCACACGGGGCAGGTCAATCAGGATGCTGCTGCAGCGGTAACAGATGTAGCGGTCAAAGCCGCCCACTCCTCCGTACATCTTGGCCATCACCGTGCACACGGAACGGAACAACAACATCTGGCTGGTGTGCAGATGCCCCAGATGGTCGTCCAGATGCGCCCTCAACTGCTCCCGGTGGTAGCTGACAAAGTGGCAGTTGCTGATGGGGCAGTTGAGAAAGCCTGCCCACTCCTTGATCTTGCTGGAGAAGGTCAATGCAGCATTCTGTATGGAGGATTTCAGGATGTCAAAGATGTGGCCCTGGCACTGCAGAACATGGACCAGGTAGGACTGGCACTCTGTGAAGAGAGCGGTCTTCAGGTTGGTGCACTGGGTCCCTGGACAGATGAACTGCAGACAGGATGGCTGGGCCTGGGGGCGCACCATCAGGAGGTGTCGGGTGTCCGGGGCGTACCTCACGTGGTCCTTCATCGCCTGCAACGTCAGGGGCTGGCGCCGGCATGTCAGACACCGATACAACTCGTTCTCATCTTTCACTTTCTCAACATCATCCTCTGCAGCAGGGTCTCGCCTAATGCCTGGGTCTTTCCTGACATTGAGATCTGCCCTCATGCTTTTCCTCCTTCCTAAACGCCTTCTTTTTCGTACTTTGTCCACAGAAGCTTTTCTGCCTTTTGTCTTTTTCATGGAattgtcatcgtcttcttcttcagtgctCACAAGTGTATCTGAGAACTCCAGACCTTTTGGAGGCTCGTAAGTTTTATCATCTAGGTTATCCAGCTCAATGTCACTCTCAGATTCCACGGTGCTGTCTGACAAATACTCAAAATCCTGATCACGTCGGGAGCCCCGAGCACGCTGGGTCCTTTCGTGCGACTCGGACAGTGGGAAAGAGGAGAAGTGATGTGGAACACCGCTGTAGCCCGAGGAGGTGGAGGGCTGGTCCATCCAGCTGACATGGTCGTCCCCCCCGTCCTCTTCGCCTTCCCCCTGGGACAACTTCTCCTCTTCATCCACACTGCTGCCGGCCCACGTGTCTGGGTCGCCTTTCCCTGTGCCATTCTGCATCCCCGCCTCCTCCATCAGCTGGGCGTGGTGCTGGCGCCGGTGAGTCAGCACCACTGTCTTGTCGTAGTCCTCGAAGTGACAgaacccacactcccacaccacctcGCTCTGTGTGGTGCTGACAGGGTTGTCTTCCCCTGTGGGGTCACCACCACTCTCCGCAACCTGCCCTTTGACCGACCAGGGGCTCAGCCGTGTCTCCATGGTCAGCAGGTCTCTCAGGGACATGTTGGACCATGACTTCAGTGTCTCTGACGCTGAAATGGCGACCACATGTGATGATGCAGTCTGTCTAGCTGGGCTCTTTTCAGAAGAACGTGACCCCTCCTCACTTCCTGTACATCTGGTGACTGGTGCAGAGGGCAAGGACTGAAGCGTGCCCTGGGGACAACGCCTCCTGCTGCGTAGCTGGGGGAGTGCATCTTGTGATTCAGACACCGGCATGTCTTCCTGGGACGGTGCTACCCTGGGACCAGCAGACGTCATCAGATTCAGAGCTGTGGAGtattcctcactgctgtcctcACGTTCCTGTTTGATGAAGGGAGGCGAGGTTCTACCTGGTTCACCATCTGAATGAGAAAGACCCTGACTCTCCAGGTTGAGCGACTGCAAGTCTTCGGATTTCACTGACACAGCTCTCGGACCTTTTTCAACACTCTCTGTCTTCCACTGCTTACTGGACGTCAGTAGGAAATTATCTTGAAACTGTGCAGGTAAGGCTGCAGCGTTAGTGTTCCTTTCTTGCATTTGCCCCTCTTGCCTTTCAAGCTCATCTGACTGTCCGGCGTCTTGCTCTGTGTCCAAGTTGTCAGCCCTGTTCACTGAAGACTGGCATGACCTCTCATGGAGAGGTCGGGTCAGCAAATGACGCAGCATGGAAGGGCTGGTCTGGTCGTCCCTCAACCCTCCTTCACTGGACCGGGACTCAAACCCTGAGAAAGCCGACGTGGACTGGGCGGTGTCGATTAGGAAGTTTTCCACCAGCCCCTGCGAAGCCAGCCTGCTGGGCTGAGCTATCAGATGCACTGGGTGAGGCTCAGGAAGTGGGAATTCTGATGCAGCTGACGTCGTCATGGCCGCAGGATGGACGCCAAAAGATTCCTCAAACTGCCGCTGCAAGTTTTCCACTCGGATGTTGGATAGCGGAGGGCTGCTGACAGACCTGGACAGAACATGGCCTTGCTGCCTGGCCTGCTGGCACATAGGGTCGTTCACCACCCGGGTTGGCTCCTCCACTGGCTCCTGCTTCACACAAACAAGTGCATCCCCAGGAGAACAGGCAGCAGGCTCACTCCCTCTGCGTCCAGCCTGACCAGGCCCCTCAGCACCATTTCTGCCCAGAGCATGGGCAAACTCTCCGTGATCACTTTCCGTTTCTCGCTTGATAGTAGAAACCGGAGCCTCCCTTGTCCACTTCTCAGTGGACTTGGTCGGGACTGGAGACTGGCAGGTTTCAGGCTGCCCACTTCTGGAGGTCAGCGTCTGGTCGGTTCCCACATCAGGCTCCATACCCGAGGAGCTGACTATGTTCTCCATGACATGGGTGGTGACCCTGGATTTCTGCTCCGATACTGAAGGCTGACTAGAGCCATTCCTCTCTGGATAGGGCCTCTCTGGAAACTGCAAGGGGAGGTCATCAACGCTCTCACTGCTGCTCTCCTCATCTTGAAGTTGAAGTCTCTCCGCATCCTCCGCACGGGAGACGCTCTCACTGCTGTCTCTTTTAAAGCGCTTGGGAGACGAGGGACCTTCCTGCGTGTCATGATGGCTCTCTCCAGCTTGCTTCCTGGCTTCCTCACAACCCGATTTGGGGTCAAAATGAAGCTGGAACAGGTCACGCTTCAGATGACAAGCTCTCAGTCGCTGCTCTCGGAActgcaatcacacatacacacaggaaaaGGTTAATGGTTTGTCAGTGCAGCACACTTCATTAATATCCTGCTGTGCAATGGAAGTCAGTTTCATACTCAATATCCTGTTCATGAAATAACTTTCATTGTTAGTGGGCTTTTAAGTATGATATCTTTTAACAAAGTAAAACATGGCAATACTAACTTACcactttcgggggtatgcatgctgggtatgttcttgtttccataacccaatgaaCGCTGACATTAACTACAGAATCTTTAATGAGCATATTCGATCATCTGCGTGCATTTTCACAAGAAGGGGGtacaggcattagcaggtctgcacaaacactgacctgggagatcggaaaaatctccaccctttactcaccaggcacccttaccgagattcaaaccccggaccctgagactgaaagtccaattctttaaccactcggctactgcgcccaccATAGCATTTGATACACAAGACATGGCTTTGACCAGCAGCTCAAGTTTCAAGCTGAGGCAAGGACACAACATCAATCAtggacagttccctgtggactgctgccGCTTGGATCATGACAGATAAGCCCCGATGTGGCCATGTGTTGGGAACCCCAAAGGAGCAGTGTGggagtgatgtcactgaaacaGCATGAACGATGGGGCAgcaaatctttcttcttcttcttttatagcAGATATTAACAGATTGTAGGAATCAAAAGAAAATACTTTTATAAGGGAATGGGGAAAAAGAGCTaattagctaaaaaaaaaatatatatatatatatatatatatataaaataaaaaaaagagcagtAACTGATGTGAACAAAAAAACTGGCAGAACGTGAGACTGAGCAAGAAGAGTCCACTTCTCTCTGGGTCACAATATGAAAGAAAGTAATGGTGAGGATGACACAGCACTAAACTAAAAGGACCAAACTCTGCCAGCCGAATGAACCAGAACTAAGCTCTCAGTGCTGCA
Coding sequences within it:
- the LOC143295129 gene encoding uncharacterized protein LOC143295129, with the translated sequence MTSYQVMCSVLRPSDPTSLCQIKDFHEKASQHLDSVFQDQTLTQGRGGSGHLQSQNQGDEESGGGDGSHASNAMLPVDDNLMLCAVVSKTSASFSGADSFKSSVRLPFFWCNWCPFDTESKASLLQHVASQHCFVCRFCHYVAPSRYDVISHGLKFHPQFSRFREQRLRACHLKRDLFQLHFDPKSGCEEARKQAGESHHDTQEGPSSPKRFKRDSSESVSRAEDAERLQLQDEESSSESVDDLPLQFPERPYPERNGSSQPSVSEQKSRVTTHVMENIVSSSGMEPDVGTDQTLTSRSGQPETCQSPVPTKSTEKWTREAPVSTIKRETESDHGEFAHALGRNGAEGPGQAGRRGSEPAACSPGDALVCVKQEPVEEPTRVVNDPMCQQARQQGHVLSRSVSSPPLSNIRVENLQRQFEESFGVHPAAMTTSAASEFPLPEPHPVHLIAQPSRLASQGLVENFLIDTAQSTSAFSGFESRSSEGGLRDDQTSPSMLRHLLTRPLHERSCQSSVNRADNLDTEQDAGQSDELERQEGQMQERNTNAAALPAQFQDNFLLTSSKQWKTESVEKGPRAVSVKSEDLQSLNLESQGLSHSDGEPGRTSPPFIKQEREDSSEEYSTALNLMTSAGPRVAPSQEDMPVSESQDALPQLRSRRRCPQGTLQSLPSAPVTRCTGSEEGSRSSEKSPARQTASSHVVAISASETLKSWSNMSLRDLLTMETRLSPWSVKGQVAESGGDPTGEDNPVSTTQSEVVWECGFCHFEDYDKTVVLTHRRQHHAQLMEEAGMQNGTGKGDPDTWAGSSVDEEEKLSQGEGEEDGGDDHVSWMDQPSTSSGYSGVPHHFSSFPLSESHERTQRARGSRRDQDFEYLSDSTVESESDIELDNLDDKTYEPPKGLEFSDTLVSTEEEDDDNSMKKTKGRKASVDKVRKRRRLGRRKSMRADLNVRKDPGIRRDPAAEDDVEKVKDENELYRCLTCRRQPLTLQAMKDHVRYAPDTRHLLMVRPQAQPSCLQFICPGTQCTNLKTALFTECQSYLVHVLQCQGHIFDILKSSIQNAALTFSSKIKEWAGFLNCPISNCHFVSYHREQLRAHLDDHLGHLHTSQMLLFRSVCTVMAKMYGGVGGFDRYICYRCSSILIDLPRVVQHMLSDHEGQVRGVLMVTQKVESRSQGIVVAIQCLKCCMRVPSLHLWFTHECGSTSSQPLNEGSAKSQPSSASSLDSSVLTAYSPTPSIPPFQEWVWGQQSSNRKLPLSTSGCSVQKETSPQEQLPLIRSILQSHPQNKASEEGREGKLASQAKACKDLEEEEEEVTTMVQCEVCQQFVPENCTQHSCFLKGQKKVSVKREKERHSQGASPSDTPSSSQQQLLRQQLSSPADISHSQLLAVLATRHHNNPLASQSRGNAPLSGSAPKPHLASTTHPSLISLLTQTDRTSLKQSASPQPNQVRNLQLNRPANPLMEKLAQFQLMHPAVPPPAQEKAPSPQDGPPATRTIRSLLSHVLKRKLESQQDSPPPHFFPAVQDGEDCSKASEEQSDKDTAGVALAGSSQLVKERSEEERPSLEAVSVEAPGVELAMPASPQEEECHQSSGRPAPQPLMSFLRQQGDQVRQVLGNILDDQESSQS